The window TTCAATcggtattttatttatttctgttgtCATTGCTCTGAACTCAACTGGAGCACACTAGACTTTAATCTCATATAATCCTGCTAAAATCCCATAATTTAACTAAAAACCTATTATAACCACACAAATGTTAGTAACAAATAGCAGGCGTAGGGCTCTGTTGTCCAAAAGCGCATCAGGACTGAACCCAAAAAAAACGAAAACACGCGTGAACACCCCTTATGGCAAGACAAAGTAAAGCGAAAAACTTTGCGTAAGCgcgcgcgcgcgagagagagagagagagagagagagagagagagagagagagagagagagagagatgggcaGGAAACTCATGAGCTTTTCTCTCTTCCCCATCAATGGCTATTATGTTTGAGGAAGCGCGCGGAGCTCTGTGACACTCACCGGAATCACCGGGACATTTTCCCTTCCAGAAGAACCGCAGCCCATCTAAAGACACCGGGCACGCACACGTCCTTCTTTAATTGTCTCATATCAGGAGTGTAAATATGGTTTAAATCTTTGCTCTTCTTTTGGATGGCACATAGGATGAATGTTCTGACTCTTGGACTTGTGGGAAGAGTGTAATTTAGCCATGGCATTTCCTCAAGGATATTTGTACCAGTCTTCACTCTCTCTGTTCTCGTGTCCTCCGCACGCGTCCGGGGCTATCACGGGCCCGCGCACGCATGATTTGGGACGCTCGTCCGCTTTCGCCCCGTACGCGTCCACAGCTTTCACCAACACAGCCTTTAACTCCATCCAGTACAGCTCTGAATCTACAGCCCCTTTCACTTCTTACGTGGTGAGTTTCAATTCAAAATACAACTTATATTGGGATTTTGTGTGTTTGAACAGTCCTGTGGCTCTTCAtgattgtttattaaaataattttatcagGACATTACTGTCTACAGTACCTTAAATATCCAAGGCACAGAATTTGACCCTTCAATGTAACTGTCGCCTGTCGTTTAAAGTTCATTTAGGAAAATAATAGATTTTTATCCCCACcaaaaaaaaatatgataagACTGATTTTAAAACATCCATTTTTCTTAACTTGTTTTTCTGTCacttattttgtttttactgAGTTGAACATACGAGCATACAGATTGGAAAAcacataatataataataataatcagttATTGCTTTGTATTTTTCGTTGTTATTATTAGTACACTTTCAGACAAATCAATAGGTCTTTTTTAAATCCCcgaattaattattttattttaattttactttaactAACACGTGCATAATTTACTAAGATATATATGAGAGAGAAAACTAATGAACAACCAAGCTTTTTAGTGTAACACTATTTATattgaataaatattaaataaaatatataacaaatgTCTTTGTTTAATTAAGCAAAATTCTTATATGTGTATTATTTAGAATTTAATTGGGGTAATGTTTTACTTGTTATTAAAACGAAACGAAAAAATATGACACAACGTATTTTCGATCAGTGTAAATCGTTTTAAAGATCATTGTTAAGGTTTATCGCATGTATGTCCTTAACTAGTCCACTGTGTATGACACATTTACACAGCAAagccgaaataaattattaatggcattaatgtaTAATAACCTAAATTTAATCAGTATTAATTCATTGCCCAGGGCTCCCCATACGACCACTCGCCGGGCGTAACGGGCTCGGTGGGCTTTCATCCGTACGCCGGTGCGCTGGGCGCGTACCCGCTCGGAGACCCCGCTTACCGGAAGAACGCCACGCGAGATGCCACCGCCACCCTAAAGGCCTGGCTGAGTGAGCACAGGAAAAACCCGTATCCCACGAAGGGTGAAAAGATCATGTTGGCcatcatcacaaaaatgacccTCACTCAGGTCTCCACCTGGTTCGCCAACGCTCGGAGAAGACTgaagaaagaaaacaaaatgacaTGGACGCCACGAAACAGAAGTGAGGACGAAGATGAGGAGGACAGCATTGATTTGGAGAAaaatgatgaagatgatgaacCTCTCAAAACCACAAAGACAGCAGAGATAACCAAAGATTCAGGTATTCATTTGGTATTTTCTGTCTGAAGATGTGCGTACTGCTAACTaacacaattattattattattatcatcactAAAAGTTTGATTAATtgataaatatatattcaagaaaactaaattttatttaaaggaaagGTCCGCACAATTTGGGAACGAAACTTTTAAAAAAGGTTCCCAAAGTGTTCTTtgtggttccataaagaaccttttatgttgcaaaaattgttttttgtaGTATATAGACTAAAAAGGtaataaaataaagatttttttaagaaaccttagACTTGTAGAAACCGTATAGACTACTATCTTCTTATTTAATCGTTAATGATGCAAAATATGTTtgtgtttaagtaaaaaatCCTGCATTAGGTGCATTTCCTATTTCCTTTAAGCCAAATAAACTTAATCGTGCCTTTGTTGTATAACCTCATGCTGCAGTTGGCGACGACTGTTCAGAAAGAATCACGGAAACGCACGACGACGCGGATCGTGTTACAATCGACTGCGGAGAGCACGAGACGCGGACAATGCGCGAGTCGCCGCCGGTGGCCACGACCTCCTCTCCCCAAAACGACACGAGTGAAACCACGAAACCCCCAAATGAAAACTGCAAACCCACATCTGTCATTCATTCAGCAAACCCGACCCCTAAACCCAAACTGTGGTCTCTTGCTGAAATCGCTACGTCGGATAAGGGGTGTGACGAACCGTCCCAGACATCTGGGAGGTTATCACCCGCTGGGTCACCCGTGCGGTGTCCGTATCCCCCGAGACATTTATTCTACACTCCTCCGGGATTCTGCCCGGGCTTCACGAGCGCATTCGGACCCCTGCGCGAATCAAACCCGACGCATCTGAGCGGAATAAACCAGACTGCGTTACACAGAGACAGTAAACTCACACTGGAGATGTGTCAGGAACTCAGCTTTGCGCACATCAGGAGGCAGAATATATAACCAGAtcaattacttttatttattatgttaaaaatattttcagtatGCCCGAATAAAACAGCTCCGATAGAGCATTTTCTCTGAACTGTATACAtgctacatgttttttttatatttgagaaGAAAAGCGCgtgggtgtgttttttattatttttctccaAATATTTAATGTCAAACATTTGTGCAAGAGGCCAAAGTACTCATTTATCAGTTTTGTAAACCCAATAATTTATAAAATGGTCTATTTAATATTATACAtgatcttattttaatggatATACATCTGTGCCATttaacaaaagtaacacaaaaatcaTGTTGGGCTTATGAAGTAAATTTGTCAGGATCAGTGGTTTTGATTTGAAATATGTTAAAGCTGTGTGTATATGGTCCAGTTCTGTATATGGCTCTGAAGACATCCGTCAAGCCAATTTAGTAGCTGCAATTGTTGCACCCAAGATATTTTTCACTCACATTATAACCCCGTGAGGATTATTTTATCAACCTttctttaagtacactatgcaGTGCCTTCCAGATTTTCTCACTTCTATGGATTCAAAGAATACACTCGATAACTGTAATAGTCGCCTCCTGGGCATAATACAGTGGAtaaattgtatatttaaatagcACAAGTCAACATTTATTGCAAGGGGATTATGGGACAGCACTCTTAAGTGGAGGAGATATTAAATTTATGCTCCATAAAGCATCTTCTCGTGAAACGTGTGTTGAAGTGATGCGGGAACAGCTATGGGGCTGAAAGTGTTCAAAAGACCATTTTAAAAGGGATTAAATTTAACATTTAGTAAACTCTTCACAAGAAAGACAGGATTACCACCGATTCCCTATTTCTGCTCAGAGTCCGACATCAACAAACATCAGAGAAGAGACTCGGGCCATGTGGCTTACAGGAGTAATACAACATTTCGGTACACAATATCATGAAAAGAGGCTGCaaggatttgaaaagctctctaatccttcaaagtttgagtatatatatatatttatacacatgGTGCAATGCTATTTCACAGTTCAGTGAATTTGATGCTTGGTAACCAAAGATGCTGCATCAAAACTATCCAGTCATCTTGCGCCCATGCACTCCTCTGACCAGTGTCAGGGGACGGAGATGGGTTTCATTTTTTCTGGGGGTTgtgaaaaatgtatatatttatatttgtaacaTTTTCTTTCTGTTATTGCAAGAAATTATACATCTTTTATCAATGCATAAATATTTAAGTGAGAATTTGCTTGCTATTACATCGCTGACTCGGTTTCCTTTCTTTAGAGAAGACGTAAAGTCATTGTGCAATTGTAAGTGAAACAACGTAACCGAGAccttttaaattattttcttttaaatgatataaatgTTTGAATGCTACACGGTGTTGCAGATAAAATATCCTCTCAGGAACAAAAGTATAATTTTATAATCTTATACTTTACAGAGACTGTAAGACATGCATACAGAACCTAATTGaatattgtgtgaaaatatatatatacttatattatattacatgtTTTAAAAGTCTTAAGTGCAGGTCTATATCTAAAGAAGATGTTAAGACAAACCTTGTCCATCTTAATCAATATAAGTGGGTCATTTTTAAAGCAAGCACGCTTTTGCTCTTAACTAAAGGGTGTGTAAAGCTTTTAAAGGCattgatttaaattgatcgatgCAGACTAAGGGAGGGCTTTCCTGCACTAACGTACTGCCGATGAACCAGACGGCACAAGCTTAACTGTGGGCTTGTTGAAAGGAGGGTTGTTCAAATTACCTCTCGCCCACTTCAGCCTGGAGTCAAACTACTGATTATCAAATCAACACTTTCTAAAAATGATTTTAGTTTCTCACAGGATGTAGAGTTGCCTGCTTGATTATTTGTTCTCattcatattaaattatttcgATTTTAAAGTGTTTAAGCAGTTCAATCTTTTTATAAGATTTTATAATGGATATGTAgtgctatattttttttttccaaaggCCCCTTTAGTCCTTGCAAGAATCATTTGTATACAGTACCATTTTTAGATCTGAAGAACCATTTTCttaggttcttcagatgtttaggcttctttatggaaccatacaaaatgttattatttagcacctttattttttggGTTGTGATGTGCAGACTTCAGTACAGAAAATCAGTACAGAATAAAAAATACTGAAAATTAAAAAGTCCCTAACAATAGCACCATTGTTAACATGATACACATGCAGGTGCTTTTACCCATTGTGATATTAAGCCATGTTTTATAAGTACATTGTATAAGtacaaaaaatcaaactttggctTTACTGGTGCCACCAGTACCACTTAAAAAAGGATCAATTGGCAAAGTGACAGTTTATAAAATATCTCTTAAATACTGATGGTTATTTAATAGgttattgtttatgtttttaagaaaatgggcACAAACcacagcattgggtcaaaaagggacgagcccagtcgttgggttaaagtaacccagaaaatgtttacgaatgttacattttttgtatttgaCAACCATCCCAGCATTTATTAAAgtgcacatttttaaaaatgaatatgctttacaatgtcctacaagaaccatttttgtctaaatggtACTTTTAAGCAGACTGGGGGCcgggagatggtgccaggggggcccagtttcaggacattttataaaatacattattttatccaaatttctgtgtaataatttaatatgttttgtttaattcaaattttaagttttaggaTGTTTTATGCcataaattttcttttggggggccATAAAaggatgcaccgtacacaaggggggcacACGCTGAACAAGTTACCAAAAAATAAGGTTCTTCTGTGGTATCTCTATGAAGAAccctttaagcacctttatttttaagagtgcactgactgataaatttttttaaacatagaGTTGGATGGATGCTTTGCTTTTGATGTCAACAACGaaacacacaaaatgtttttttctcagtTTTTTTCCTTCTGTTGGCAACCAACCAGTTGAGAAGCAGCATTAGCAATAAATATCTTACTTTTGTTTGGACACAAAGCATTGCCAAAAAACGTGTCATTTTGACACGTGTAATTTAAAGTAAACTACAGCGTAATTCAGATTTAAGGGTGACTTATCCTTGCTGTTATTATTCATTCTCCTAATGAGCTCCTGCCAAGCACCTCGCGCGCAACATTGCTGTATTATACTGCAGGCCTTTGGCAAATAGATTTCATTTAGGGTTCAAAACGGCCAGAGACGCTGATGGctcaatttactcaataataGATGGGAGGCAGTCTCTAAAATAATATTGACTTAAACACTCCCGCACGTCGAGGAGGCTCAGGCGGGCGTTAAGAGAAGGAGGCGTTTGAAACAGACAGCTGCGCTGTAGCCTCAGGGCTCCTCTTTAATTGAAAGGATCATTAGGCACCCCTGCGTCCCTTAGCAGCTCCCGTCCTAGCAGCACAAATAACGCTTCGCTCGACACGGTGCCACAAACGAAACATGAGGCTGTTGTCCCCACGTGACGCATTTAGTGAGAGCCTGACGCGCAGGTAACAGCGTGCCGACACTTGATTGGCTAATTAAGGTGTCACCTCGCATTGTCTTTGGATGCCAAGCCTTGTTTGCTTATTTAAATGGAAGACTGAGAATAATTTTGTACACCTGCAAATAGGAAACAATAAGTAATTGAGTAATGAGAACAAATACTTGTTTTGATTATTTGTCATATTGAGTCATATGCACTACTCGTATTGTTGGAATGTTTGATTGAATAATTGTATAATTTTAATGTAAGGGCATAGTGTGTAATGTTTGGATGCTTAAaatcatttctttttttctcaaGTGACATGCAGACTTGAAGCCAGACCAGTATTTAGTCCACTAAAAGGTACCAATCAGTCAAAGAACCATAATTATACCTCTTTATAATAAAGGAAGCCTTTGTGAAACAGAACTTCAGAtcttaaaggttctttatgaaaccatttagccaaaaatggttcttctatggcatcatgaaTGTGTATAAGACGTTGGTATGTGgttgttttggaaaaaaaattgtgagtcTTTGGTGCTATTAACACATTGGTCTGTTTGTTTGAGAGTTTCAAACCTGACACTGCTATACTGGCAAATGTAACTGGAGCGGGACTGTCTGTATATCAAACCAGTGGCAGATGAGTCCAGGGTTGAGGAAACCTTTCTGAGTATTTTAGcattatttacagtaaataattCAGTTTTGTTGCGCAGAATTTAAATCTTCAGCTGTACGTGTTCAAAATTGTAAcgctttacaataaggttataTTTGTTCACATACATTAGCTACCACCAAgatcttcagatgttaaaggttcattatggaaccattcagccaaaaatgttttgcctggtctcactgttaatacgtagTTTAAATACTGTACGTAACTTtctaaaacacaaaacatactttttgtacatttaaatagatgctgaagCGAACAATGTAGatgtatttgcaacatttaatcgtagcattattacgtttttttagctacaaaacataaaacgtttacaaatatttcataaatattgctgttttatttccctttaaccattttatcGATAATGTTACCACCATAACTCTACCCCAACCCTACCCTTAACCCAAacccttttaataaaaaaaataaaaaaatacataatgcattctttttatattatgcaacaTAACTGACAAAAATGTGTAAGAAAATTTTCGTAACAATAGAGAAAATagatcatgaaaatctgactttttctatcaacctagtaaatgtgataaagatcaacccagtaacttagttttggtaaaccattctctgcaagcatgtgaaaaaaaataggtcattaaaatgtgtctccccttgtgatgtcaaaaggggatcttgttataataatactgccccttaatctgcactatccaaccatggcattGCAATGTGCAGAGAgaaaaagtgagaaaaaaatatgacagcacaattaagtttcaatttcaacaaaccaccattatggtgatcagtgcttgcatttcatcagctcatttgcatttaaaaggacacacccaaaagcAGCAAATTTTTCCTCACATTTACAGGTTATAGTAAATTATCTATTTGGTTTTTGAAAGTACATCAACTGAAAGACGACAGTCAATTTCGCAAATCTGGGATGTAGCATGCAAGAGCCAATGAGCGTTTGATATCAGTGCGGTAAAGAAATGTGTCGTAAaaagcttcttgaggcgcaatttttaaatttaaattcataACGAATGCGAGATTTGACGTTTACGGTCACTGCTGAGAACTGGAATCAAGATCACTGGAAAAAGGGCTTGTTGATTAATCAAAAGTATTAGTTAAtactgaaattaacatgaattaagaTGTTGTAGAAGACTTGCTAATGAATTAACACGaattattaatgttaataaataaaaacttattgtaaacatttatttaacaatgTCGAAGGAGGACAAGGACGCAAAGGAGGACGCAAaagaaatacttttttttaaagtcgcTGAGAGAAGGAGAAAATTGTCAGAAGAACGTAATGTAACCAGAGTCGTTATTGTAGAAACGTTTCAAAGCTGGAAAGCAATGAAGGAACGTTAGGCGCgtaggttcttgtcacatgacctgggGTGCGCTTTGCAGCATTttgaaaagttgaaatgtttttaactcaatGCAATGCAGATGCACCTGAAAAAAAAACGAGCGTGTATACCCAGcgcatacatttgaaataacggaGTTTAGCGCGCAAAAGCCGCGATATGGGAATCACCCCTAAATCCTGTACGCAGAAAGGTTCTGTGGATCTTAAAGGTTCCTTATGGAACCAAACAGCATACAAAGGAACCTTTATTTTAAGAGTGCAGAAAAACAAAAGAGACACAAAGAAAAACAGCATAGAAACTGTACCGTTAAGGCACAAATtgacccagtgacagcttttgtaccttttttctgacagtacaTTAGCAATGCTAACTGTAAAatggtaatttaaaaaaaatatctagTCTGACGTAGGCTACGTGTTGGTTTTCGTATATACTTCTGCGTATTTGTCTGCGTCGATGTGtaattacacatgcagaccgctagtaggcagtatccacacgTGTAACCTCAGTAGCAATGAAACAGCCAAAGAAGAAGCAGATTggccagtaaacccacaaacgaagaagaagcAAGCAGCTTGTTGTGTGTGATTTAAGACAACCAGCAGTAACTTTTGTTATAGTTTgagttaaataaattttcaacttggcccatctttgtttttaccgTCGCAAGCGGAAATGCCTCTGGAGGAATGCGAGACAGATATTTTTGACCTGATGAAAGGGGTTCTAGTGGATCACAGCGCTTTTGGTCCGCGAAGAACGGAAGCATTGTTAAAGTTTTGGCATGATTACGCAGAGCTACGGACAGCCAATGCATAGCCTAAGGCGTAAAACTTACGCACGGCTATAAATTACACTTAAGGGCAATGGTCACTACCGTGAAAAACAGCTGCAGTATATATAGGAATAAGTAGGTGTGTCTAAACCAACAGTGTGTGCCCACACTAACAGCTATACATTAAATAAACTCGAATGTAGTTGGAATTGTCTAGAAGTTCTTTTGTACAACGATACACCGAAAGCACGAACAGTACTTCTGAAGAGTTGATATGTACGTTTATATCTAATTACATGGTTTCACATAGGTATATTCTTTAAACTGCACTAAGCTGAAATCCGATTAATGAAAAGTGCATCAAAAGTGCATCCGAGATCGGATTAGCACGTATCTTAACACCGGGAGGAACACACAGAGCATCTGCAATAACACGCGCTGACTCTGTAAAGCAATGCATTCATCTCATCTGTTAGGGCATTTAGTTAAGCTGAAGGAAAGAGAATGTTATCCAGAAAGCCGGAACAAAGTTTGAAAGGCAGCGCTGGCAGGTTTAATATCACAAGCACTCCCGCATTACATCTGTAATGCGACGCATTCAGCAAGAACAATTGACAGAGTGCCTCTGTATTCACAAGGGTTGAGTTATcatattaaaaatacatttattctaAGTCAATTTTTGAGATTGTTTGGCAGTGCTGGAAACAATAACATCATGGAGGACTCTATATTCCTGCCAGCACCCTGGGGTAGAACTATATTTCTTTTTGATGTGATTAAAACACAATGATGAATATGGTTTGCATTGCAGTTGAATAATGGCTGGAAAAGCGAGactgcgctggtgaatggattCCTTAAATGGAAAGGCGCCGATATACTGTATGATTACATTTTTATCTATTCTGAGAGCGCTTTAGGTGATTTCCTCTAAATACTGCATATATTCCAAGACGCACGTATTATTAGCGACTGCTCATCCATTTTAATATTAGCCCAACTGTTTTTATTATaactatttttctttctttcacttATAGGTAATAAATAGATCAAGTATTATTGAGTGGAGGCCACCTTCTCCGGATATCTCAACCCAGGTTAGATGACTGTAAGGTGCGGTCACAATGACACTGCTTAGCAAACGGACCGGATGGAAAACGCAATGAATTAATAATCAAAAGGCTTTGGAGTGATGTTGACTCGCTCTATCAGAGTGATTGTGCCAAGCTTGCCGTAAACCGCTTCGCACATCAAAACAGAGGAAGCCCTGTCACCTTtacagttacagtttacatCGGTTGAAAACAAAGATCTGGCAACCTCAAAGACTGGCTTTGCATTGACAAACCTTAGCTtccctaaaaaaataaatagaaattagcatattttatgGTTTATATGTTAACAGATAACATGCTTTGTTTGGTTCACCTTCAGTTTCTCAATTCAACAAAAATGTAGCTAATATTTCTGCCATCTTTAGTTTGTTACAACAATTGtaaattaaaggaatactccacttcataaaaaaaatccagataatttactcacccacatgtcatccaagatgtttatgtctttctttgttcagtcgagatttttttttttttttgcggaaAACGTTCAacagtggactttagtggacctcaacagtttacagtttcaatgcagtttaaaattgcagtttcaatgcatcTTCAAAGAGCTCTGAATGAGCCCAACCAAGGCATAAGCATCTTATCTAGCGaagtattatattttttaccacaAAGGAAAAAATATGGGAACTGTTAAACcataacttctcgtcttgcactagccatgtgacgtgccagcgcgaccttacgtattatgtaatcacgtcgaaagtgattttgaagcttttgGAAGACTGTtgatattacactgtaaaaaataatatgctggatttactttaaaatatagtgcatcatttctGCATCCACATTTTTagtaagttttatttaaaattttaagcaAACTTTAAGCATAACTTgctttaaaattccatgtaatacTTACTTAaaaatggatgcaaaaatgatgcacaatatttttaagtaaatccagcctttatttttttttcagtgtagcttAGCTTAGTGTTTTGTAAATTATGTTAGCTTtaggggtgtgcacaccaaagcatttaaacgcggctgaaaacggcAGGTGGACGCCAACTGTAGGAACTTGCCAGCTCTTTTAAGaactttggttgctgtgattcTTCTGCTTTGCTTATCAGTCATTAAGTGATGTGTCAGTTGGTTGTTTTGATAtctgtcccacccctcctccactcTGATTGGACGGTCGAGTAAGAAGTGACATTGAGCTGAGCTTTTACCCAAAGTTGtagatttttcaactctcacACCCTACGCAGAGCGGGGAAAAAAACGCTGAATGCCGGTGTCAGCGCAAACAAAACCTGCTATCTGCTGCCGTTTTTGAAAAGCGCGGCGCTTCCactgaaaacaattgaaaacatacgccggccGCCAGcgtaaacgctttggtgtgcacTCTACCTTAGA is drawn from Misgurnus anguillicaudatus chromosome 6, ASM2758022v2, whole genome shotgun sequence and contains these coding sequences:
- the irx5b gene encoding iroquois-class homeodomain protein IRX-5b, encoding MAFPQGYLYQSSLSLFSCPPHASGAITGPRTHDLGRSSAFAPYASTAFTNTAFNSIQYSSESTAPFTSYVGSPYDHSPGVTGSVGFHPYAGALGAYPLGDPAYRKNATRDATATLKAWLSEHRKNPYPTKGEKIMLAIITKMTLTQVSTWFANARRRLKKENKMTWTPRNRSEDEDEEDSIDLEKNDEDDEPLKTTKTAEITKDSVGDDCSERITETHDDADRVTIDCGEHETRTMRESPPVATTSSPQNDTSETTKPPNENCKPTSVIHSANPTPKPKLWSLAEIATSDKGCDEPSQTSGRLSPAGSPVRCPYPPRHLFYTPPGFCPGFTSAFGPLRESNPTHLSGINQTALHRDSKLTLEMCQELSFAHIRRQNI